One segment of Phragmites australis chromosome 13, lpPhrAust1.1, whole genome shotgun sequence DNA contains the following:
- the LOC133889019 gene encoding xyloglucan galactosyltransferase XLT2-like, whose amino-acid sequence MAMYRPVPPNTAARRPRLAVLLLLGFFALQLLVFLTFRSVRSPPAPSAAVAASSSVPVPTCRDDKDSSCGGGLVYVYDLPAVFNEDLLGLCDALAPWYSLCPYLANDGLGFPAEGTNLSAILPRELLGSWYASDQFALEHIVHRRLLSHRCRTADPARAAAFFVPFYAGLAVGRHLWAANASDADRDRDCVALLSWLHAQPYYKLSHGWDHFIALGRITWDFRRTPDGGGWGGSFLTMPRVANVTRLIIERDPWDAMDVGIPYPTGFHPRTAADVHAWQRYIARRPRPRLFAFAGAPRSAIKGDFRALLLEECQAAGAACGALDCAEGKCIKNNALVMQLFMGARFCLQPRGDSFTRRSLFDCMVAGAVPVLFWRRSAYQQYGWYLPVGGREGEWSVFIDRNQLRAGNVTVRGALAAIPESRVRLMRKRVVKMIPRLVYSSADEEGLGGDMKDAVDVMVDGMLRRVAEQRRSWRRS is encoded by the coding sequence ATGGCGATGTATCGCCCCGTGCCGCCCAACACGGCCGCGCGCCGCCCGCGCCTCGCCGTGCTCCTCCTGCTCGGCTTCTTCGCCCTCCAGCTCCTCGTCTTCCTCACCTTCCGCTCCGTGCGGTCCCCTCCCGCCCCatccgccgccgtcgccgcctcctcctcagtGCCGGTGCCGACTTGCCGGGACGACAAGGATTCCAGCTGCGGGGGCGGGCTGGTGTACGTCTACGACCTCCCCGCGGTCTTCAATGAGGACCTGCTGGGGTTGTGCGACGCGCTCGCGCCATGGTACTCGCTGTGCCCCTATCTTGCCAACGACGGGCTCGGGTTCCCCGCCGAAGGGACCAACCTGTCGGCGATCCTGCCGCGCGAGCTGCTCGGGTCGTGGTACGCGTCCGACCAGTTCGCGCTGGAGCACATCGTCCACCGCCGCCTGCTCTCGCACCGGTGCCGCACCGCCGACCCGGCTCGCGCCGCCGCGTTCTTCGTGCCGTTCTACGCGGGGCTCGCCGTGGGGCGCCACCTGTGGGCGGCCAACGCCAGCGACGCCGACAGGGACAGGGACTGCGTCGCGCTGCTGTCGTGGCTGCACGCGCAGCCGTACTACAAGCTGTCCCACGGCTGGGACCACTTCATCGCGCTGGGACGCATCACGTGGGACTTCCGCCGCACGCCGGACGGCGGCGGGTGGGGTGGCAGCTTCCTCACCATGCCCAGGGTGGCCAACGTGACGCGCCTCATCATCGAGCGCGATCCATGGGACGCCATGGACGTCGGCATCCCGTACCCCACCGGCTTCCACCCGCGCACCGCAGCCGACGTGCACGCGTGGCAGCGGTACATCGCGCGACGCCCGCGCCCCAGGCTTTTCGCCTTCGCCGGAGCTCCGCGGTCGGCCATCAAGGGCGACTTCCGCGCTCTGCTGCTGGAGGAATGCCAGGCGGCCGGGGCCGCGTGCGGCGCGCTGGACTGCGCCGAGGGCAAGTGCATCAAGAACAATGCGCTCGTCATGCAGCTGTTCATGGGTGCCAGGTTCTGCCTGCAGCCGCGCGGGGACAGCTTCACGCGGCGGTCGCTGTTCGACTGCATGGTGGCCGGCGCCGTCCCGGTGCTGTTCTGGCGGCGGAGCGCGTACCAGCAGTACGGGTGGTACCTGCCTGTGGGCGGGCGCGAGGGCGAATGGTCCGTGTTCATCGACCGCAACCAGCTCCGCGCCGGGAACGTCACCGTGCGCGGCGCGCTGGCGGCCATCCCGGAGTCGCGGGTGCGGTTGATGCGGAAGCGCGTGGTGAAGATGATCCCGAGGCTAGTGTACTCCTCGGCTGACGAGGAGGGGCTTGGCGGCGACATGAAGGATGCTGTGGACGTCATGGTCGACGGCATGCTGCGGCGGGTCGCCGAACAGCGCCGGAGCTGGAGGAGATCGTAA